The window cttccaattctctgctgccaatgactggaacgaattgcaaaaatcactgaagctggagactcatattgctaggtaaagccccgtcttatctcagctcactggtcaccatagcagcacccacctgtagcacgcgctccagcaggtatatttcactggacacccccaaagccaactcccaaagcctttccttccaattctctgctgccaatgacaggaaagaattgcaaaaatcactgaagctggactcatatctccctcactaactttaagcatcagctgtcagagcagcttacagatcattgcatctgtaaatagcccacccaactacctcatccccatattttttgttgttgttgttgctcctttgcaccccactaTCTATACTTGCACATACAtcttctgctcatctatcactccagtgtttaattgctaaattgtaattatttcaccactatggcctatttattgccttacctccctaatcttacttcatttgcacacactgtatatagacttttctattgtgttattgactgtacgtttgtttattccatgtgtgactctgtgttgtttgtgtcgcacgaATTTGCCAATcgtggtgttctctggcaaatgccaaacgtcccgcacggtgttgggctgtaagcacaacccccacctgtggacgtcgggccctcataccacccccatggagtctgtttctgactgtttgagcagacacatgcacatttgtggcctgctggaggtcattttgcagggccctggcagtgctcctcctgctcctccttgcacaaaggcggaggtagcggtcctgctgctgggttgttgccctcctacggcctcctccacgtctcctgatgtactgacctgtctcctggttgcgcctccatgctctggacactacgctgacagacacagcaaacattcttgccacagctcgcattgatgtcccatcctggatgagctgtacTACCTGAGCcatttgtgtgggttgtagactccgtcccaagctaccactagagtgaaagcaccgccagcattcaaaagtggccaaaacatcagctaggaagcataggaactgagaagtggtctgtggtcaccacctgcagaaccactcttttatgtcttgctaattgcctataatttccacctgtgttctattccatttgcacaacagcatgtgaaatttattgtcaatcagtgttgcttcctaactggacagtttgatttcacagaagtgtgattgacttggagttacattgtgttgtttaagtgttccctttatttttttgagcagtgtataaaaatacacattggtagtagaatggcctgtATTGAAGAACTCTGTGACCAGTGTGGCACCGCCATAGGATGCCAACTGGCAAAAAAGTCAGTTCCTCAAATgtctaccctgctagagctgccctggtcaactgtaagtgctgttattgtaaagtgtaATCATTTAGGTGCAACGACGGcacagccacgaagtggtaggcctcacaagctcacagaacaggacagcCGAATGCTAAAGCACGTAAAAATCATAtgttctcggttgcaacactcactacagagttccaaactgcctctggaagcaaaatCAAGAAGAACAAGAACTGTTcaccgggagcttcatgaaatgggtttccatggccgagcagccgcacacgagcctatgatcaccatgcgcaatgtcaagcgtcggctggagtggtgtaaagctcgccaccattggactctggagaagtGGAAACGCTTTCTATGGAATGATTAATCTCGCTTTACCATCTGGTAGTCGGATGaaagaatctgggtttggtggatgccaggggaacactacctgcccgaatgcatagtgccaactgtaaagtttggtggaggaggaataatggtctggggctgtttttcagggtaattccagtgaagggaaatcttaacactacagaatacaatgacattcaaGACAAATCTGtccttccaactttgtgacaacagtttggggaaggctctttcctgtttcagtatgacaatgcccctgaGTACAATGCGAtgtccacacagaaatggtttgtcaagatcagtgtggaagaacttgactggcctacacagagcacTGATGTCAACCCCATCGATCACCTTTGGAATGGATTGCAACACCAAcagtgagccaggcctaattgcccaacatcattgcccgacctcactaatgctgttgtggaggaatggaagcaagtccctgcagcaatgttccaacatctagtggaaagccttcccagaatattAATGGCTGTTATAGAAGCAAAGGGGGACTAAATtcatattaatgcctatgattttggaaagagatgttagacgagcaggtgtccacatacctttgacCATGTAGGATACGTGCATTTGGGAAATATTGCTGAGCCTTAATTGACATATTGAAATGCCATGATTACACTGTGTATAAAGTCATATCTTTATTATTTTGCAACATGAGGTAAGCGTTCCAACATTTCACAGAATTGAAAAAAAGTGCTGCAATCACCAATATACCCAGATGACATTGCTGAAATGTAAAACACCCACACTAACTTGTGTCACCACTGCAAAAGCATTGATATTCCAAAGATAAACTTAACAAAaaaagatgttcaaacattccgTAATTGAAGCAACAACTGGACAATGGAAAACAACTAGTTTCACAACTGGTATCATCCAATTCAGCCCCCATCAGGGAGGATGAAAGTTTGATTTGTTTCCTGAATCCTAATTAGTGAAAAAAAATGACATTAAAGATTATGCATTGCTGATAGAATTGTCAACATGTTAGGTGATACAGGTGGTAATGATGTTTCAATATGCTCTTAAATTCACTAATAATACGGTAACCATCTGTTTCTCTGGTATAGTGTTACTTTCCTCGACTCAATGAAAATACCCATAAAATATTCatttttaaatttatttaacctttatttaaactaggcaagtcagttaagaagaaattacaatgacggccaacaccggccaaatccggacgacgctggggcaattgtgcgccgccctatgggactcccaatcatagccgtgtctgtagtgacgcctctagcactaaaATGCAGTACCGTAGACCTCTGTGCCACTCGGAAGCCCAAGATAACTAcgatcttaaagggatagtttaccTATAGATGTATTAAAGATGATATAAATAGGTGCTTATATTAGAATTTCATgcttcatgtccaaatcatcctaAAGTATCTAAATATTGATTGTGTAACTCATAAGTTACTTAAAATGATTTGGACATTAACTGCGGGAATGCTAATATAGGTACGATTGACTTGCATTGGATTTGTGCCATAAATGCTAAAAAGTTAGCATTTGAAACAGTGACCAGGTAAACAAAAACAATGCATGGATTGCTGTCCTACCTCGTCCATAGAATGCTTACAGAGTAAGTCTGTAAGTAAAACCAATGTagttttgtaatttgggtgaactatatCTTCAACTACAACAGTAGTTGATCGTGAAAATCTCTTATGCTAGTGGAAATACATACAAATGCATAGTCCTTGTAAAACAATGGTTGAATGCTATATTTTCAGTTTCATGCAGTGATTGCATGATGTATATGAAGGCTAAATATGCACTGCATTGACTGTGCTTCCCCTGTAGTAGTCAAAGCAATACTCCATCTTGAGTGGATTTAAATTAAACAGGCCAGGAAATAGATTGGAAAACCTGCTTCTGTGAGTGAATACAGGCACTTCAGGCATGTACACCAGGTCAGCGTAGGGTCGTTCACATCCACAGGCAACCATCCGAAATCACAAGCTCATTTCTTCTTTTGCACTTCCAGCAGTAAATTCTGTCCGGCTGTGTTCTTTGGCTCAACTTTCAGCAAGCTGTTTAGATCTTCAATGCAAGCTTTGTAGTCCTGAACGGCAAAATTAACACATCAAACAAAATGTAAAAACTCCATACAATGTACTAACAATTTTTTGTTCATCAGAAAGGCTCTCACTTTCAGCTCCTTGTGTGCCTGTGCTCGTCTGTACAGTGCCTTGATATTAGCGGAGTCGAGTCGCAGGGCCTCTCCACAATCTTGCACTGCCTCCTTGTACATCTTCACAGATAGGTAGCAAAGTGCCCTATTTAGTACAAAAGGCACAAATTAGTCCCATATAGGAATTATGCACATCCCTTGTACAACAGGAGCTGGGCAATAACATTTCACAGAACTATATAACAATGCAGAGTTGTGAATGCCACTCCCAAGGGTTTGTTGGCATTTGTCTACACACCAGATAGACATTATTAGTCTCACCTATTTGTGTAGGTTGTGATTTCTGAGGAATTGTGTTTGAGGCTCTGAGTGTATTTCTCTATGGCTTTCTTGTACTCTCCTTTTTTCACCTGCGCATTGCCTTCCTCTTTCAGGGTTAGGGCTTTTTTAACGGAATCCTCTCCTGGGACTGAAATAAAAAATGATACATCTTATTATTTACAGTACATCTGTTACAGGTTGTACAAAGATGAGAATCCAATAGTAATAGCCAAATTATTAACATCATTTTGTGTTTCTACTCATATTTGAGAGACTGAATCCTATGAAAGACCAACCAGATTTCTCATTTTCTCTGGTGCCATTGTGTTGCTTTGTTTGTTGGCTTGTTGCCAGAGACAATTTTTCTTTGACGGCCATCGGAACAGTGGGAATAAGTGGGAGCTTCTCTCGCCATGAGAGTCCATCCACCTCTGTCAGATACTTCGTCATTCTAGAAAGAAAGAGGGTTAACAAGTTGTACATTCCACTATCTTGattatgtcccctatatatgacAGAAGTTCTTAGAAGTTAAAGGACTTGAAAGGCTTTTTGTAAGTGAAATGGAATTGTGCAACACGTAATACCTGCTGGTACCATCATGGGCTGCAGGTATGTTACAGTCGATCTGTAAGGCCGTCTTGTAGTCCACATAGGCTAATCTGTATCTCTCCAATGCTTCATATGCTGCAGCCCGGCGA is drawn from Oncorhynchus keta strain PuntledgeMale-10-30-2019 chromosome 37, Oket_V2, whole genome shotgun sequence and contains these coding sequences:
- the LOC118370030 gene encoding mitochondrial import receptor subunit TOM34; the encoded protein is MSQRRRSQSWTELKQAGNEFFKTGQYGEAASIYSQAIKEVEKSGKKNPEDLSILYSNRAASYLKDGNCWECVKDCTVSLDLVPFGIKPLLRRAAAYEALERYRLAYVDYKTALQIDCNIPAAHDGTSRMTKYLTEVDGLSWREKLPLIPTVPMAVKEKLSLATSQQTKQHNGTRENEKSVPGEDSVKKALTLKEEGNAQVKKGEYKKAIEKYTQSLKHNSSEITTYTNRALCYLSVKMYKEAVQDCGEALRLDSANIKALYRRAQAHKELKDYKACIEDLNSLLKVEPKNTAGQNLLLEVQKKK